TGATTCTGAAAGTTAGGCATGACGTTGAGTAAATCTTGTTGTACTCGAAATACAGTTTATATAAATGTGGTATTCACAGATCACTGTACAGGTACAGTAACGCCTGGAGTTGACCAAGATAGTTGAACTGACAATGCCATTATGTCATCTTCTCGTCCAATTGGTGCAAACATACATGCAGGAGTCCACAGATGATCCTGAGACAAAGGCGGGAGGAAAAGCAAGTCAGCAgcttgatgatgatgaggacAGAAAGAACCCGGCCTATATCCCCAGGAAGGGTCTTTTTTTTGAGCACGATGTCAGAGGACACACTCAGGAGGAGGAAAGGTACAGATAGACCACGGGggttttttatattgtttaaatatttgtattctTGAGTTTGATTAAGGGGGAGAGAACTATCCAATAAAGCATGAGTAACATCCTGTTTTATGGAAGCGGATAggtggaaatttaaaaaaaaaaaaaagttgccaaTACTTTACTATTGATGTCATGTTTAGAGctgataaaaaaaattcaaaaagtaGGACATTTGGGGTTTTCAGCAGAAGGCAACAATGTTGTGACTCCCTCCCCATCCTCTGTCAGACCTAAAGGTCGAAACAGGAAGTTATGGAAAGACGAGGGTCGCTGGGAGCACGACAAGTTCAGGGAAGAGGAGCAAGCGCCGAAGAGCCGCGAGGAGCTCATTGCCATCTACGGTTACGACATCCGAAACGGCGGCGGCACTGGAGACCGACCGTACAGGCAGCGCAGGCCCAGGTAAGTGGCTCCTTATCAATTTTTGTGTCTCATTGATTAATGATGATGACATGACAGAGATGGAAGTCTCATACTGGCTTTAGTTTCAACAAAACATCTCTTGTTTCAGAAGGTATTCAGGCCCCTTTGCTGGTCTCATACTGTAGTGAGTTTTAGATATCATCTTGAGTGAATCAAATATACATTTGTGTCCGCCAGTCTCTACTCAGTAACACAtcattacaaatgaaaacatggttTCAGAATTTTTTGCAGATGTATTAAAAACTGATACGTTTTCCAAAGAAGATCTGAGATTCTATCACTAAAAATGCAGGTTTGCCCACAGTGTGTCTGGTCTGAAGTTTAATTAAGCGACAACTGAGAGATGCATGAAGCCTGGAAAGATGCAATGTACAGTTCTCTCAGGATGTGCCACTTAACTATTGATTGTGTATATTACACTTTGCAGCCTTATTGATAATGTTGTGCTAGATGCTGAAAAAGATTGTATAGTATACAACAAAGTAATATATTTGACAGCTGGCTACCGGACTACAGACTTTGTTGAAGCCTCAAATCAATCTCCCACATAATAAATTGCATTTTATCCAAATTGCCCCAAATTGTGTCTCCCTGCAGACAGAGTGCATCTCCCAGCAGAGACAAACGCTGGAGGGAGGGTGGGGAACGACCGGTCAGATCTTGGCAAAGCGGAGGTGGAAGTCTGAACAGAGCAGGAGTTCCACCACcttcatccatccacccatcctcTACATCCCCttcctctcaccctctctcctcTACTCATCGCAGCAGTAACCCCACCAGACTGCCTCCTTCCCGCAGCAGACCATCCCACCAGAATAATATCCCACCTCAGTCACTGTACAGGAGTAATGAATCAAATGCCCCCCACATGCAGCCCAGAGAGCGACAGAGCCCTAAAACTCAGTTGGATCCTGCAGGTGACAGGAGTATGGTTAGCAAGGGGGGGCGTGGAGGAAGAGGGGGACCTCCCCTGGTCACTGAGGACATTACAGTCAGCCCAGGAGGCGCTGGGGAACAGGACCTGAGCTTAGCTGCCGTACCGACTGCAGCGTCATCTCAGAGAGGAAGCTATCAGTCTGCATCACCGAGACGACAGCAGCAGGAACCACGAGGGAGCGCTGATAGATCTTTGCTTGGATCAGCTgcttcttcctctgcctctgaACCCTCTCTTCAATCATCAGCTGGAGTAACTACTCGGGAACCCTCGCCTCCCACTGAGCGGCCGGTGGAGCGCAAATCTTACTCGTTGGCTCGCAGGACTCGCTCTCGAGCTGCAGACTTGGGGAGCAAACAAGCATCCATGGAGGAGTCTGCCGCTGGTGGGAATGCATCCTCCACTGGCAGTGTGGGAGGGAACAGCTGGACGGGAGGAGGAGACAGACCGAGCCAGacaggagcagctggagcaggTGGAGGGGTGACTGAGCTGGACCAGGACGTGGCACGACTCAGTCTGACAGGACAGACCTGGAACCAGGGTCCAACGTCATATATACGCTCTGAGATGAGAGGTGAGTGGAAACTTCTTGGGACTTCTTTTACCATACCTGTTGGTAATACGTGGCTTCAGTGAAGAAAAGTACTGACTGAAAGGTTTCCAAATGTGTTAAACTTTCATAAACCTGATTTATGGAAAATATAACAGGTGATAAGACCTGAGAAAGTTTTTCTTCATGTTGTAACTTCTAGACACATTTGCCCTTTtcccattacacagttttagcactactcggctctactcAACTTGGTTTTagtcatttttccattacaactgagTGTTGCCCCAATATGGTTGGGGCCGTCATAGCATGGTGGCAAAAAAACTGCCTGATGCCACCAAGTACAGAAACGTCCACACTgatgataaaaatggaaaatggtgGTCGATGTGGccgtttttttaaaaattgggGGTTTAATTCTTTTTGGGACGTCCATCATGGTGGACTGGAATGACTTTTTGGTTGACTGAGTTGTGATTGAAAACAGAATTTAGATTTAGCCCTAGACACATGTCAAGAAGTAAAACGAACAGGATGCTCCATGTGTGGAGTGCCACAGCAATAGGTCTGAATGCTTTTGTGagggttttaatttttttatttgtaatttatgaTTTACAAAACTTTGTAAAACACAATTTTGTGATGACATGTTCTGCTGCCCGCACCACCTGCTGCAGGTCCTTCCTGTTCTCTTCTGTGCAGCTGGTGTACCACACTGATGCAGTAGGTCAGGAGGCTCTCTATTGCTGACCGGTAGAAGTTGTTCAGCAGGTGAGGAGGGAGGTGAGCGTGCCATAGGTTTTTGAGGAAGTAGAGTCTCTCTTGTGCCTCCCAATCTGATGGGTGATGAGTGCGGTCCAGTTGAGGTCAGCTGAGATGTGCACACCAAGACGCTTAATGCTGTTTatcctctctttcctcctccctccatgtATGTAAGTGGAAGAGTACTCAGTGTGCTGAGATCTCTTGAAATCCACTCAGTTGCTTGGTTTTTGTAGTGTTTAAGTTCAGGTTGTTGTGGGAACACCATGCTGTCAGATACTGAACCTCCACCATATAGGCTGTCTCACTGTCTGTTATGAGTCCTACTATGATGGCATTATCAGCAAATTTGACAATCGCGTTGGCAGAATGGATGTGACAACAACCATGGGTGAAGAGGGGCTGAGAACACACCCCTGTGGTGTGCCAGTGTTCAGAATGTGGATGATGTATGAACTTCTATCCTGATGTTCTGGGGTCTGTTGCTCAGGAAGTCCAGTATGCATGTACATAGCGAGCTGCCTAAGCCCATGTTGTTCAGTTTCTGAACCAGTGTATGTGGGATAGCTCTATTGAAATTTGAGCTGAAATCCACAAGCAGCATTCTTACATAGGTGTTATCCTGGACCAGGTGTTTAAATGCTGACAGGATACTCTATATCTTTTTGcctgatatgcaaactggtGTCAGTCGAGGTCAGCAGGGATGGTAGTTTTAATGAGAGAACATCAAACATTTGATGATAGTGGGTCttccagcagctgtgtgatagTAATTGAAACAGTTGACTGTGCTTTTCTTCGGACCTGGAATGACTGTGGCAGGTAGGAACGGCTGACTGTAGCAGtgagaggtaaaaaaaaatggtagTAAATACTGCCTCTAACTGATCTGCACAGGCCTTTAGGATCCTTCCAGTGAGTCCACCTGGTCCAGCTGCTCTCCTTGCGTTGACTCTGTGGGGTACATATGACGTGATGATGGTGCAGCTGTATGGGTTCATCCTTCCTGTGTAGTGCAAAAAGGGTGTTAAATGGTTTCACATAGCTTAAGGAAAACAGTGTTAACAGAACCAGTAAATAAGCAGCTTTCTCATACAGGTTATGTGAGGCTCTTTGAAGCCAGATAACCACAAAAGATCCTGACTAAGTTGAACCTGCTTTGTGATACAGGCCAAAGACAACTAAGCAGCGTTCTTAATTGGCACCGGCACCTCATTTTTATTCTCATACATATATTTAATAAAGCATACGTCACACACCTcgcatatgtcaaaataaatcATAGCTTGCCGGTGCCTTCACAGTGGTCCTCGTGTACTCATATAGGAATAGAAATGCAAAGCAGTCTTAATGTCAATAGAGAGAATGTGTTCCTCCTTGTGTTCCAATAATATCAGGCGAACTGATTAATATTTTGTGCACAGGTCTCCCTAGCCCCATGCACATCTCCACCGGCCCACCTCAGTTCTCCAGCATGGAGGAAATAGGAGTGGGCTCCAATCGGGCCAAACGCTACTCCTCCCAGCGCCAGAGAGCCGTACCAGAGCCAACAGCGCCAATGCACTTGGGAGTGATGGAGGGACACTACTATGAGCCCAGTAAGACAATAATGTGAGGTGTAACCAGCACTGATAATCAGTAGTTTGTCACAGCCCTTCATGTATTACATAAGTTATATTGtagtttaaattttaaatgaataaaattgcCTTCGAGGTCCCTGTATGttctgaaatgttttatctgtAATATCTTCATCTCTTGGTCAACCTCACTCTGTCTCACAGTGTCGTATCAGGGACCAATCTATGCTCATGGGGACGGCCCCACCACCATCCCACCGCAAGGCATGCTGGTCCAGCCTGAAATGCACATCCCCCACCCCGGTTAGTGGAATTTAATTTGCTAGTCAGTAAATAGCAAATCATActttaatgttaaataatgcTGGTACactttaaaattttttttttttttttttttttttaaatttagtgcTTAAAGCATTCGTCTCTGCCTCATCCCCAGGTCTCCATCCCCACCAATCAGGTGGTCCAATTGCCAACCCCACCCTCTACGGAGGCCCACCTGTATCTCTTTCACCAGGGCAACCACAGCAACTGTTACCACCACCTTTCTACCCTCCACCAGGGGTCATGACCTTCTCCTACCCCGCCATGTACCCAAACCCACAGGTACACACTGCATATGTTGCAAGGGCTTTAAATGTGAAAAGCAACAACTGGCTGTAGAATCCCACTTTTACAGAATTTTACTATACTATgcaagatttatttttaaattggtCAGTCATCCCTTCTCTGTTGCTTATAAACAGTAAtgttaaccctcaggggtcgacgaatgTGCCGccgcgttttgacgcatcttctcctgatgacgccgaaacaaacttaaattactccgtcagttttgatcgtacagataaaagcattATATCATtggaatctgtaaagggtctactttgtatgcactcataataacaaaatgctgtgcttttgtaaaataaagaaagcagacagggtgcagtctctgtcttctctgtcatctctcttcacagacacgtaaataaaacagccagaatctcagcgaatacttgcctcataaaaataagaaatatatggctaatagcttggaaatgttttattttaaatgaaacaattcaagttgaaaagaaatcaacactttttatttaatccgtatgaacgtaaggagaggtatgttttctcctgtctcacctcattacagctaatttgatcaTTTGTGCACTGTTCATTTGGAAATAATATCTGGTGAACCAGGTAATAATGTACATGCCCCAGAGAAATGACATAAgacgtcaaacttcatcatagaaatgactttttctgtgtgtttggatgatggcacattACGTGGGTGAATATGCATTTCttaagtcttgtgaaccaatgttctgtatgtgttttatggtcttatttcagtgacttaaaaattgtagtttttcactaaccatgcataaacactgttttctcaaaaacacaatcatgtataaacttgctgctcacatattattgtagcccagtttgtgctgattacagtgttatcagactttagacattaatatgtttaaaaacaactgaaaaagcacaaatgtcaggacatgtcaaaatttgtctaGGGCTCCAAAACCCCCTTAGACACCAGAGGGTTAAGTAGCATTAGGTCTTATTATCCCTACtgatattttcacatttcatcaaCTGAAGAAAGTCTTGTATGTACCTTTGTAAACCCTTATGAAACCCTTGTTTGAGGCTATGTGGATCAAGCTAATAGCTTTGTAAAGTTAACTGTAGCAATGCCAACCAATCACACATACAGTTTCATAAACCTATATTATATCCCCCATTCTCGTTGAGAGATGTGTTTTCTCAGTGGTTTCACGTCATTCCAACAATGGGCAGTTGGTGGCGACAACAtgcaaaaaatgaatgaaatccaAACACATTTATTACACTGAAAGGATACACACAGTGCATTTTGGGGCATGATGTTATAAATGAAAGGTCAACTTTTTTGGATTAGATTTTGTATGTGACACCaaccctctttctctctgcgTGTCAGGGTCAGTCCCAGGTGACCTACGGAGGTGTAACATACTACGACACGGTGCAGCAGCAGGCCCAGCCCAAGCCTTCACCGCCCCGGCGCACATCCCAGCCCGTCACTGTCAAGCCCCCCCCTCCAGAGCTGCCCTACGCCTCAGAGTGACCCTGCCCCTCACCCCTCCCCGCCACCTAGTCTCAGCCCCACTTTGATCAGAAGCTACAGGTGAGCACACCACGTGTTTACtgtgatgtcagtgtttaaCCCGAGTTTACAAATTGTTGAAAAGGAGGTCAAGGgtgttactgtatattgtaGCTTATACTTAAACACAGGGATTCACTACAGTAACTGTGAAGCACACGTAGTCGTGCACTTTTTTCATCCTTACATAacacataattacatttttttaaatgggaaaAAAGAAATTTTCTTTGACCTCCTACCCTACAGCCTTTTAAATTTctcccacagcagcagcaccagcatcATCTTTTTCTTGAGTTGCAAGATTTCTATGCACTCACAGATATCATCTGTTCAGAagttgaaaatgtaaatttctGTTTGTAGGAGCTGGGCGGGAGGGTCGGTGAGGAGCTGCGGTTGTGAACAGTAGCCACCAATGGGATGGAGGGACTGATGAACTCAGCAGGTGACCCACAACTTCACTGCTGGAATGTGTTTTCCCACcttttatctctgtttttgaCACTGTAGCAGTCGGGCATCACCCATGTTCTATGTTCTAGTCAGACTGTCGTGTATCTCTGCAGTCACAAGTTTCATCCCTCCCTGTTTGATTTCAACAACAATACAGAATCAGAAaatttacaaaacatatttgacaAATGTTTCCCTGTCAGACCTCATCAAAATGAAACGGTGGGATCAGAGTTGTGTTCGAAGTACTGTCTaaagtgtttttccttttcattgtGAAGTTTTCTGTTGAAATGGGGTGGACTGAATCCTGTTAAAGGAAATTTAAACGGTTTGAG
This genomic window from Mastacembelus armatus chromosome 8, fMasArm1.2, whole genome shotgun sequence contains:
- the casc3 gene encoding protein CASC3 isoform X1, with translation MADRRRRRRRVFRDSEDDDESGSGSDSGRSESPINKTWGKDPEPAEATPGRAEAKTDVESECESEDGVGEAVLSDYESADQEENGSHSEGVEEEEEAEQYSGEEAQEAASESKPSAADGPTQGEEEVVVEEEEVAEGQGGGCSKEENKAEQKGNLAGERQSGDGQESTDDPETKAGGKASQQLDDDEDRKNPAYIPRKGLFFEHDVRGHTQEEERPKGRNRKLWKDEGRWEHDKFREEEQAPKSREELIAIYGYDIRNGGGTGDRPYRQRRPRQSASPSRDKRWREGGERPVRSWQSGGGSLNRAGVPPPSSIHPSSTSPSSHPLSSTHRSSNPTRLPPSRSRPSHQNNIPPQSLYRSNESNAPHMQPRERQSPKTQLDPAGDRSMVSKGGRGGRGGPPLVTEDITVSPGGAGEQDLSLAAVPTAASSQRGSYQSASPRRQQQEPRGSADRSLLGSAASSSASEPSLQSSAGVTTREPSPPTERPVERKSYSLARRTRSRAADLGSKQASMEESAAGGNASSTGSVGGNSWTGGGDRPSQTGAAGAGGGVTELDQDVARLSLTGQTWNQGPTSYIRSEMRGLPSPMHISTGPPQFSSMEEIGVGSNRAKRYSSQRQRAVPEPTAPMHLGVMEGHYYEPMSYQGPIYAHGDGPTTIPPQGMLVQPEMHIPHPVLKAFVSASSPGLHPHQSGGPIANPTLYGGPPVSLSPGQPQQLLPPPFYPPPGVMTFSYPAMYPNPQGQSQVTYGGVTYYDTVQQQAQPKPSPPRRTSQPVTVKPPPPELPYASE
- the casc3 gene encoding protein CASC3 isoform X2 yields the protein MADRRRRRRRVFRDSEDDDESGSGSDSGRSESPINKTWGKDPEPAEATPGRAEAKTDVESECESEDGVGEAVLSDYESADQEENGSHSEGVEEEEEAEQYSGEEAQEAASESKPSAADGPTQGEEEVVVEEEEVAEGQGGGCSKEENKAEQKGNLAGERQSGDGQESTDDPETKAGGKASQQLDDDEDRKNPAYIPRKGLFFEHDVRGHTQEEERPKGRNRKLWKDEGRWEHDKFREEEQAPKSREELIAIYGYDIRNGGGTGDRPYRQRRPRQSASPSRDKRWREGGERPVRSWQSGGGSLNRAGVPPPSSIHPSSTSPSSHPLSSTHRSSNPTRLPPSRSRPSHQNNIPPQSLYRSNESNAPHMQPRERQSPKTQLDPAGDRSMVSKGGRGGRGGPPLVTEDITVSPGGAGEQDLSLAAVPTAASSQRGSYQSASPRRQQQEPRGSADRSLLGSAASSSASEPSLQSSAGVTTREPSPPTERPVERKSYSLARRTRSRAADLGSKQASMEESAAGGNASSTGSVGGNSWTGGGDRPSQTGAAGAGGGVTELDQDVARLSLTGQTWNQGPTSYIRSEMRGLPSPMHISTGPPQFSSMEEIGVGSNRAKRYSSQRQRAVPEPTAPMHLGVMEGHYYEPMSYQGPIYAHGDGPTTIPPQGMLVQPEMHIPHPGLHPHQSGGPIANPTLYGGPPVSLSPGQPQQLLPPPFYPPPGVMTFSYPAMYPNPQGQSQVTYGGVTYYDTVQQQAQPKPSPPRRTSQPVTVKPPPPELPYASE